A window of the Streptomyces sp. Ag109_O5-10 genome harbors these coding sequences:
- a CDS encoding oxygenase MpaB family protein: MHGDPMMWVAGIRALYLQALHPRAVRGVMENSDFRRDAWGRLMRTANFVGTTTYGTTEAAERAGARIRKIHSMLGATDPDTGERYGVDEPGLLLWVHCAEIDSYLHVVRRSGFPLTDAQADRYIAEHRVSGRLVGLDAAAVPGDQAEMAAYFEKVRPQLAAGADAHAVDDFLLRPPTHPLLILARAALWRRVACLAYASLPPYAHELYGRPAPRPAVVTRRLRATGTLLRCVPARLRWQLPPKHILRAMARLGPDARPAPYKVGR, translated from the coding sequence ATGCACGGCGACCCCATGATGTGGGTCGCCGGCATCCGGGCGCTCTACCTCCAGGCCCTGCACCCTCGCGCGGTGCGCGGTGTCATGGAGAACTCCGACTTCCGCCGCGACGCCTGGGGCCGGCTCATGCGGACCGCGAACTTCGTCGGGACGACGACCTACGGCACCACCGAGGCCGCCGAGCGGGCCGGAGCGCGGATCCGGAAGATCCACAGCATGCTGGGCGCGACGGACCCGGACACCGGCGAACGGTACGGTGTGGACGAACCCGGCCTGCTGCTGTGGGTGCACTGCGCCGAGATCGACTCCTACCTGCACGTCGTCCGCCGCTCCGGCTTCCCGCTCACCGACGCGCAGGCCGACCGCTACATCGCCGAACACCGGGTCAGCGGCCGCCTGGTCGGCCTCGATGCCGCCGCCGTGCCGGGCGACCAGGCGGAGATGGCAGCCTACTTCGAGAAGGTACGACCGCAGCTCGCCGCCGGTGCCGACGCACACGCGGTCGACGACTTCCTGCTCCGCCCGCCGACCCACCCGCTCCTGATACTGGCGCGCGCAGCACTGTGGCGGCGCGTGGCCTGCCTCGCGTACGCCTCTCTGCCGCCGTACGCCCACGAGCTGTACGGCAGACCGGCCCCTCGACCCGCCGTCGTCACCCGCCGACTGCGCGCCACCGGCACCCTGTTGCGCTGCGTTCCCGCACGTCTGCGCTGGCAACTCCCGCCCAAACACATCCTGCGCGCCATGGCGAGGCTCGGCCCGGACGCACGCCCCGCACCGTACAAAGTCGGGCGATAG
- a CDS encoding TetR/AcrR family transcriptional regulator translates to MSRPVNAEKRAELLKKVVHHLQHHGVAQMSLSPLAQSIGTTKRMLLYYFGSRENLLAQALATSRPDAHAMFDGVRDSAELRAAAHTLWDAMTVGEQAGPVRMLLQLLSLAATDPHQYGAVAAETVEVMIGPIAAAYVRLGHPPQQARTAATLLVSGLRGLCQDRLVTHDAGRTDAAAHRLIKDAVAAAD, encoded by the coding sequence GTGTCGCGCCCCGTCAATGCTGAAAAACGTGCCGAACTGCTGAAAAAGGTGGTGCACCACCTCCAGCACCACGGCGTCGCGCAGATGTCGCTGAGTCCGCTCGCCCAGTCGATCGGCACCACCAAGCGCATGCTGCTGTACTACTTCGGCAGCCGCGAGAACCTGCTGGCCCAGGCGCTGGCCACCAGCCGCCCAGACGCGCACGCCATGTTCGACGGCGTTCGGGACAGCGCGGAACTGCGTGCGGCGGCGCACACGCTGTGGGACGCCATGACGGTCGGGGAGCAGGCCGGGCCGGTGCGCATGCTGCTGCAACTGCTCAGCCTCGCCGCCACCGATCCGCATCAGTACGGCGCCGTCGCGGCCGAGACCGTCGAGGTCATGATCGGGCCCATCGCCGCGGCCTACGTCCGGCTGGGGCACCCGCCGCAGCAGGCGCGGACCGCGGCCACGCTGCTCGTCTCCGGACTGCGCGGTCTGTGTCAGGACCGCCTGGTGACCCACGACGCGGGCCGTACCGACGCGGCCGCCCACCGGCTGATCAAAGACGCGGTCGCGGCGGCCGACTGA
- a CDS encoding carboxypeptidase regulatory-like domain-containing protein, producing MKPRTERAGGVSGARVLVETLTIPVLLFLGLLFCFPLAFHQPQPHHARIAVADLALERKVDTVLRREHPAGFDVTAVADAGDARRAVLDRDAVAGFAADGKHAVLYVAEANGSALEQALDKGFGRLAAHNHQKLTVTDVAPTVDKDGTGTTLVYFGIAWNVPGYILATALLRAVTFTRRRKLITIAGAAGLFSMVGFLVGVGLDFFPDDPAALGIAFLLTTAVATFSLGMAPFVRHFFPLAGLGLYVVLSVPSSGLVPVPLLPRFFQGLHAVMPLGNAVDALRGVMYFDDAGVLRPVLVLCAWITAGAALLGLDAWRHHCAAAALGAEDEQEDIPEPPVEDPTVEAPVPTPLPVRPHHFGELLPMLEGTVRDTEQQPVRHAAVTVMDTGGRQLVRTTTNAQGEYAVTGLPEGYISVVASHPGRDPLVHQKLLQSGVAVRADFTLHDRRSRTPVGAGTEHLGPRHARHGS from the coding sequence GTGAAGCCCCGGACCGAGCGGGCCGGGGGCGTTTCCGGGGCCCGGGTCCTCGTCGAGACCCTGACGATCCCGGTGCTGCTCTTCCTGGGCCTGCTGTTCTGCTTCCCGCTGGCCTTTCACCAGCCCCAGCCCCACCACGCCAGGATCGCGGTGGCCGATCTCGCGCTGGAACGCAAGGTCGACACCGTGCTGCGGCGGGAGCACCCGGCCGGGTTCGACGTGACCGCCGTGGCGGACGCCGGAGACGCCCGGCGGGCGGTGCTGGACCGGGACGCCGTGGCAGGCTTCGCCGCCGACGGCAAACACGCCGTGCTGTACGTGGCCGAGGCCAACGGCTCGGCCCTGGAGCAGGCGCTGGACAAGGGCTTCGGCCGGCTCGCGGCGCACAACCACCAGAAGCTCACGGTCACCGACGTGGCCCCCACGGTCGACAAGGACGGGACCGGCACGACCCTGGTCTACTTCGGGATCGCCTGGAACGTCCCCGGCTACATCCTCGCCACGGCCCTGCTGCGGGCGGTGACCTTCACCCGGCGCAGGAAGCTGATCACGATCGCGGGCGCCGCCGGCCTCTTCAGCATGGTGGGATTCCTCGTCGGCGTCGGACTGGACTTCTTCCCCGACGACCCCGCGGCCCTGGGGATCGCCTTCCTGCTCACGACGGCCGTGGCCACCTTCTCCCTCGGCATGGCACCGTTCGTCCGGCACTTCTTCCCGCTCGCGGGTCTGGGCCTGTACGTCGTGCTGAGCGTTCCGTCCAGCGGCCTGGTCCCCGTCCCGCTGCTGCCTCGGTTCTTCCAGGGGCTGCACGCGGTCATGCCGCTGGGCAACGCGGTCGACGCCCTGAGGGGGGTGATGTACTTCGACGATGCGGGAGTGCTGAGACCGGTCCTCGTGCTCTGCGCGTGGATCACCGCGGGAGCGGCGCTGCTCGGCCTGGACGCGTGGCGGCACCACTGCGCAGCCGCGGCGCTGGGGGCCGAGGACGAGCAGGAGGACATTCCCGAGCCGCCGGTGGAGGACCCCACCGTGGAGGCACCCGTCCCCACCCCGCTGCCGGTCCGCCCGCACCACTTCGGCGAGCTGTTGCCGATGCTGGAGGGCACCGTCCGCGACACCGAACAGCAGCCCGTCCGCCATGCCGCGGTGACCGTCATGGACACCGGTGGCCGGCAGTTGGTGCGCACCACGACGAACGCACAGGGCGAGTACGCCGTGACCGGCCTTCCCGAGGGGTATATCAGCGTCGTCGCGTCGCACCCCGGACGAGACCCCCTGGTCCACCAGAAGCTGCTGCAGTCCGGTGTGGCCGTTCGGGCCGACTTCACCCTGCACGACCGGCGCAGCCGGACACCGGTCGGCGCAGGCACCGAACACCTCGGTCCCCGGCACGCGCGACACGGATCGTGA
- a CDS encoding NAD(P)H-binding protein: MSDKNHATVAVTGVTGALGSRIAARLAGHGVPQLLVGRSPDRMPDLPGARRRGPAAYADAAGMRRALAGASALVLVSGHRNGRRLEEHATAVEAAIAVGVRRVLYVSLVSAAPAATYLNARDQWLTEQFLAGAGIRHTILRAGFYASTPAALADAELLVRGPATTGRAAFVTHEDIADVITAVALDDGPRSEYDGATLEITGPEALTLGEAVTRIAAATGRPYRYEPETLEEAFARRWRLGMSGEQIETWISWYQAIERGEVSVVTDVVPRLTGSPATPISDAAWWPAPNTARGTGEFGAGRS; the protein is encoded by the coding sequence GTGTCTGACAAGAATCACGCCACGGTGGCGGTCACCGGGGTCACCGGTGCGCTCGGCAGCCGGATCGCGGCCCGACTCGCCGGCCACGGGGTCCCGCAGCTCCTCGTCGGCCGCAGTCCCGACCGCATGCCCGACCTGCCGGGCGCCCGGCGACGCGGTCCGGCCGCCTACGCCGACGCCGCGGGCATGCGCAGGGCGCTCGCCGGCGCGTCGGCCCTCGTCCTGGTCTCCGGACACCGCAACGGCCGCCGGCTGGAGGAACACGCCACCGCGGTCGAGGCTGCGATCGCGGTCGGCGTGCGCCGGGTCCTGTACGTGTCGCTCGTCAGCGCGGCGCCTGCCGCCACCTATCTCAACGCCCGCGACCAGTGGCTGACCGAACAGTTCCTGGCCGGCGCCGGGATCCGCCACACGATCCTCCGGGCAGGCTTCTACGCGTCGACGCCCGCGGCCCTCGCCGACGCGGAACTCCTCGTGCGCGGCCCCGCGACGACCGGCCGGGCCGCCTTCGTCACCCACGAGGACATCGCGGACGTGATCACGGCCGTCGCCCTCGATGACGGTCCGCGCTCGGAGTACGACGGCGCGACCCTGGAGATCACCGGGCCCGAGGCGCTGACTCTCGGCGAAGCGGTCACCCGGATCGCCGCGGCCACCGGCCGGCCCTACCGCTACGAACCCGAAACCCTTGAGGAAGCCTTCGCGCGGCGCTGGCGGCTGGGCATGAGCGGGGAACAGATCGAGACCTGGATCTCCTGGTACCAGGCGATCGAGCGGGGCGAGGTCTCCGTGGTCACCGACGTGGTTCCCCGGCTCACCGGCTCACCGGCGACCCCGATCTCGGACGCGGCCTGGTGGCCCGCGCCGAACACCGCGCGGGGAACCGGCGAGTTCGGCGCCGGGCGGAGCTGA
- a CDS encoding FMN-binding glutamate synthase family protein — protein sequence MMRISAVAFIGAVAVAFGTFAATVSPWWWPAALLFAALTGVGSYDLLQKRHSVLRNYPVLGHVRFMLESIRPELQQYFIERNYDGRPYDRDVRSLVYQRAKGLEAEQAFGTERNVYAEGYEYFESSMRPRPVQAEQPKVRVGGPDCTKPYDMALLNVSAMSFGSLSANAVLALNRGAALGGFAHDTGEGGLSEYHLRHGGDLVWEIGTGYFGCRTVDGHFDRARFADKAAHDSVKCVSLKLSQGAKPGIGGVLPGEKVTAEIARVRGVPEGRTVVSPPYHEVFGTPRELVRFLAEMRELSGGKPVGFKFCVGSRREFLAVCKAMVEEGTAPDFIIVDGAEGGTGAAPLEFADHLGSPLTEGLVTVHNALVGAGLRDRIRIGASGKVATGADIVKRMVQGADFTNAARAMMFAIGCIQAQSCHTNTCPAGVATQDPRRARALDVDDKSVRVQRFQSATVNSAMRIIASLGVSGPAALRPDMLRRRVDPVTVRSYAELYEWLAPGQLLIEPPESWATDWKAADPDRFTA from the coding sequence GTGATGAGAATTTCAGCAGTTGCATTCATCGGTGCCGTGGCAGTCGCATTCGGAACTTTCGCAGCGACCGTGTCCCCCTGGTGGTGGCCGGCCGCCCTGCTTTTCGCGGCACTGACGGGCGTGGGTTCCTACGATCTCCTCCAAAAACGTCACTCGGTGCTGCGCAACTACCCCGTGCTGGGACATGTGCGCTTCATGCTGGAGTCGATCCGGCCGGAGCTGCAGCAGTATTTCATCGAGCGCAATTACGACGGCCGACCCTACGACAGGGATGTCCGCAGTCTCGTCTACCAGCGCGCCAAGGGCCTGGAGGCCGAGCAGGCGTTCGGGACCGAGCGGAACGTCTACGCCGAGGGGTACGAGTACTTCGAGTCGTCGATGAGGCCGCGCCCGGTGCAGGCAGAGCAGCCGAAGGTCCGCGTCGGCGGTCCGGACTGCACCAAGCCCTACGACATGGCACTGCTCAACGTCTCGGCGATGAGCTTCGGTTCGCTGTCCGCCAACGCCGTCCTCGCCCTGAACCGGGGTGCCGCCCTCGGGGGATTCGCGCACGACACCGGTGAGGGCGGCCTGTCGGAATACCACCTGCGTCACGGCGGCGACCTGGTGTGGGAGATCGGCACCGGATACTTCGGCTGCCGCACCGTGGACGGCCATTTCGACCGGGCGCGGTTCGCGGACAAGGCCGCTCACGACAGCGTGAAGTGCGTGTCCCTGAAGCTGTCCCAGGGAGCCAAGCCCGGCATCGGAGGGGTGCTGCCCGGGGAGAAGGTCACCGCCGAGATAGCCCGGGTACGCGGAGTCCCCGAGGGCCGGACCGTCGTCTCGCCCCCTTACCACGAGGTCTTCGGCACGCCACGGGAACTGGTCCGGTTCCTCGCGGAGATGCGCGAGCTGTCCGGGGGCAAGCCGGTCGGCTTCAAGTTCTGCGTGGGTTCCCGGCGGGAGTTCCTGGCGGTGTGCAAGGCGATGGTCGAGGAGGGCACCGCGCCGGACTTCATCATCGTGGACGGAGCCGAGGGCGGCACCGGAGCCGCCCCGTTGGAGTTCGCCGACCATCTGGGCAGCCCCCTCACCGAAGGGCTCGTCACCGTCCACAACGCGCTGGTCGGCGCGGGCCTGCGGGACCGGATCAGGATCGGCGCCAGCGGCAAGGTGGCCACCGGAGCCGACATCGTCAAACGCATGGTGCAGGGCGCCGACTTCACCAACGCGGCTCGCGCCATGATGTTCGCGATCGGATGCATCCAGGCGCAGAGCTGTCACACCAACACCTGCCCCGCCGGGGTCGCCACACAAGACCCGCGCCGCGCCCGCGCGTTGGACGTCGATGACAAGTCGGTCCGGGTCCAGCGCTTCCAGTCCGCCACGGTGAACAGCGCCATGAGGATCATCGCCTCGCTGGGCGTGAGCGGACCGGCCGCGCTGCGCCCGGACATGCTGCGCCGGCGCGTGGATCCGGTCACGGTCCGCTCCTACGCGGAGCTCTACGAATGGCTGGCTCCCGGGCAGTTGCTGATCGAGCCGCCGGAGTCCTGGGCCACGGACTGGAAGGCCGCCGATCCTGATCGCTTCACCGCCTGA